The DNA region AGGTCGCGACCCGCCGCCAGCTTCGCATTGTCGCCTGCGATCAGGAGGTCGGCAAAACGTTGCTTGGTCGAACTGTCGCTCGCTTCCAGTTCCAGGCCGATCACGGCGCTCCCCAAATCCAGGTCATACCCTGCGGTCACGCCATAGAGGACGCCGTCGTCATGGACGGTGACGTCTTCATATTCCAGGCTGACCTTGTCGTAACCGGCGACGACGCCCAGCTTGAACCCACCGAAATTGCTCGCTTCCTGCGCCTGGGCAGGCGCGGCGACGGCACCAGCAGCACACAAGACCGGCAAAAGATATCGGATCACAACTATTCCCCCTGAAGTGACATGGACATGGCCCATGCGTCAGCCTTCCTCCTGACAGACGTCGGTAAATAAAGCGCTAAATCT from Sphingobium sp. HWE2-09 includes:
- a CDS encoding outer membrane protein, which encodes MIRYLLPVLCAAGAVAAPAQAQEASNFGGFKLGVVAGYDKVSLEYEDVTVHDDGVLYGVTAGYDLDLGSAVIGLELEASDSSTKQRFADLLIAGDNAKLAAGRDLYVGARIGIPVSPNLLIYAKGGYVNGRVKLTYDGGPDLDLIATDSDTLGGWRLGGGIELVNPTHFARIEYRYSDYGSYKIADIDTGIDVTRQQVSVTGGFRF